The Mesorhizobium opportunistum WSM2075 DNA window TTTGACGCCGCTCGGGATAGATGCAGCACTGATCAATCTCAGCGGCGACGTGATCGAGAGTTCGCACCGCGAAGCGCCCAACGCGGCGCCCGATCATGCGTTCGATGAGATCGGCGGCATGGTCCGTGATCTAACGGGGAAGCGGGCCGGCGGCCGTGTCATCGGCATCGGCATGGCGCTTCCCGGACCGTTTGGCGTGGACTCCATGAGCTTCGTCGGGCCAACGACGATGGCTGGCTGGAAGGATGTGGCGCTGCGCGAGCGGCTGACGGCCGCGACGGGACTGCCGGCGTTCTTCGAAAGCGACATGGCCGCCGCCGCGATGGGCGAACGCCTCTATGGCATCGGGGTCCACCATTCCGAATACTACTATCTCTATTTCGGCGTCGGGCTGGGAAGCGCCATGATGCATGACGGCAGCGTGATGCGCGGCGCCTGGGGAAATGCCGGCGAAATCGGCCACATTCCCGTCGTTCCCGGCGGCGAGCCCTGTCCTTGCGGCAACCGGGGCTGCCTCGAACGCTATCTTTCGCTCGAAGCACGGGGGCGCTGGGCCGGCAACGACGCCGATTGGGTGGCTGAGGTCGGCCCGATCTTCCGCAATGCCATCGCCATCATCGAGAACCTGTTCGATCCCGAGACGATCGTGCTCGGCGGGCTGGCGGCGCCGGACTTGCTGCAACTTCTGGCGGGCGCGGCAACGCCGCTGCTCAATTCGGTCTCGGCCCGCGGCGACCGCAAGGCGCCCCGCGTGGTCGTCGCGGGCGGCGGCCAGCAATCCGTGCTGCGCGGCGCCGCCGCCCTTGCAGTTTCAGGGGTGTTGTCGCCGCGCTTCGGGCAGATGTTCACGGCAGAGCGCGAGCGTGGCCGCGATCTCCTGGCGGCCAAGGAGATTGCCGCATGAGTGAACCTCTGCTGGTGCTCGACAACGTCACCAAGAACTATGGCGCGATCGAAGCGCTGAAGGGGATCAGCTTCTCGATCGGCAAGGGCGAGGTCGTGGCCCTGCTCGGCGACAACGGCGCCGGCAAATCGACACTGGTCAAGATCATAGCGGGCGGACTGGAGCCGACCTCGGGCCGCATGCTGTTCGAGGGCAAGGAGTTTCTCGCCAAATCGCCCGCCGAAGCGAAGGCGGCGGGCATAGAGACCGTCTACCAGGACCTGTCGCTGTGCACCAATGTCGATGTGGTGGCCAATTTCTTCATGGGCCGCGAGATCACCCGGAAGGTTCTCGGCATTCCCGTGCTCGACGAGCGCGCCATGGAGGCCGTCGTTGGGAAGGCCCTGGCGAGCGCCGGCACCCGCATTCCGTCTCTGCGCACCAATGTCGAGCACCTATCGGGCGGCCAGCGGCAAGCCATCGAGCTCAACCGGTTCGTACACTGGGGCGGCAAGCTGGTGCTTCTGGACGAACCGTTCGCCGCCCTTGGTGTCGAGCAGACGCGGCGCGGCCTCGACATGATCCGCCAGGTGGCGAGCCAGGGCATCGGCGTCGTCATCATCACCCACATCATGCAGCAGGCCTTTCAGGTCGCCGACCGGATCGTGGTGATCCGGCAAGGCGTCGTGGCGGGCGATGTCGCACGCAGCAAAACAAGT harbors:
- a CDS encoding ROK family transcriptional regulator; the encoded protein is MALRGTNQEFGRPYNRRIVLESIRRNGPIARGDIARHVGLTVQTVSTIVRELEEQGYILSLREEPKGRGLPPATLRINPEGGYAVGIHLTPLGIDAALINLSGDVIESSHREAPNAAPDHAFDEIGGMVRDLTGKRAGGRVIGIGMALPGPFGVDSMSFVGPTTMAGWKDVALRERLTAATGLPAFFESDMAAAAMGERLYGIGVHHSEYYYLYFGVGLGSAMMHDGSVMRGAWGNAGEIGHIPVVPGGEPCPCGNRGCLERYLSLEARGRWAGNDADWVAEVGPIFRNAIAIIENLFDPETIVLGGLAAPDLLQLLAGAATPLLNSVSARGDRKAPRVVVAGGGQQSVLRGAAALAVSGVLSPRFGQMFTAERERGRDLLAAKEIAA
- a CDS encoding ATP-binding cassette domain-containing protein, which translates into the protein MSEPLLVLDNVTKNYGAIEALKGISFSIGKGEVVALLGDNGAGKSTLVKIIAGGLEPTSGRMLFEGKEFLAKSPAEAKAAGIETVYQDLSLCTNVDVVANFFMGREITRKVLGIPVLDERAMEAVVGKALASAGTRIPSLRTNVEHLSGGQRQAIELNRFVHWGGKLVLLDEPFAALGVEQTRRGLDMIRQVASQGIGVVIITHIMQQAFQVADRIVVIRQGVVAGDVARSKTSPDAVINMITGETLAGAGPAG